The following coding sequences are from one Chloroflexota bacterium window:
- a CDS encoding amidohydrolase family protein translates to MARTYRVVSADSHLDLNPEVWTNRVPAKWRDRAPKRIVLPNGSDAVQCDGGPPNSIGITRNVGVPFEEIPFMVPKFSEPVGNGTPQQRIAEMDRDGVDAEILFTWADQMFRNAKDDDLYLCLVSTYNEYLAEEYMSVAPDRLIPQGTIPTTGVDDAIRELEHCKRLGFKGVTLTTFPSGHGYPTAEDDRFWAAAVEMEMALARHFGGRFGKFGGPGRQEPVFKYPRVIESPDNHKDDALALLFSNQGAQWAMGAMQLAYAGVFDRFPTLQMYFAETMAGWIPFCLFMLDDNYRRYQPMMRHFWGLEDLERMPSEYMKEHTYWGTLYDPVGIQLRDAIGADRIMFGTDFPHAAGDWPNTQSVVIPDMFRGVPQGDAHKILAGNAVRYWHLDKS, encoded by the coding sequence ATGGCGAGAACGTACCGCGTCGTTTCCGCTGACTCGCATCTGGATCTGAACCCGGAAGTGTGGACGAATCGCGTGCCGGCCAAGTGGCGCGACCGCGCCCCGAAGCGCATCGTACTGCCCAACGGGTCAGACGCCGTGCAGTGCGACGGGGGGCCGCCCAACTCGATCGGCATCACGCGGAACGTGGGCGTGCCGTTCGAGGAGATCCCCTTCATGGTGCCGAAGTTCTCCGAGCCGGTCGGAAATGGAACGCCGCAGCAGCGCATCGCGGAGATGGACCGGGACGGGGTTGACGCCGAGATCCTCTTCACCTGGGCCGACCAGATGTTCCGGAACGCCAAAGACGACGACCTGTACCTGTGCCTCGTCTCAACGTACAACGAGTACCTCGCCGAAGAGTACATGTCGGTCGCGCCGGACCGGCTCATTCCCCAGGGGACGATTCCCACCACCGGCGTCGACGACGCGATCCGCGAGCTGGAGCACTGCAAGCGGCTGGGATTCAAAGGCGTGACGCTCACGACGTTTCCCAGCGGCCACGGCTATCCGACGGCGGAAGACGATCGATTCTGGGCAGCCGCCGTCGAGATGGAGATGGCCCTTGCGCGGCACTTTGGTGGACGGTTTGGCAAGTTCGGCGGGCCAGGTCGCCAGGAGCCCGTGTTCAAGTATCCGCGCGTCATCGAGTCGCCGGACAACCACAAGGACGACGCCTTGGCGCTCCTGTTTTCAAACCAGGGTGCGCAATGGGCCATGGGAGCGATGCAGCTCGCGTACGCGGGCGTGTTCGACCGGTTTCCGACGCTCCAGATGTACTTCGCCGAGACGATGGCCGGATGGATTCCCTTTTGCCTCTTCATGCTCGACGACAACTATCGGCGCTACCAGCCGATGATGCGGCACTTCTGGGGCCTGGAGGACCTGGAGCGGATGCCGAGCGAGTACATGAAGGAGCACACGTACTGGGGGACGCTCTACGATCCGGTCGGCATCCAGCTTCGGGATGCCATCGGCGCGGACCGAATCATGTTCGGCACGGATTTTCCCCATGCCGCGGGCGATTGGCCCAACACCCAATCGGTGGTCATCCCCGACATGTTCCGGGGGGTGCCCCAGGGCGACGCGCACAAGATCCTGGCCGGCAACGCTGTGCGGTACTGGCATCTCGACAAGAGCTGA